From the genome of Aureibacter tunicatorum:
CCAATGTCAACACCAACAGCATATGGAATTATCTCATTCTTTGTGGCAAGCACGCCACCGATAGGTAGCCCATATCCTTGATGCGCGTCAGGCATTAAAGCGCCTTTTTCCGCAACAGGCAAACTCATAGCGACTTTCATCTGCTGTATGGCATTGCTGTTGATTTCTTTTTTTCCAAAAATGCTAAACTCAGAAGGATTATCCTTTAGCTCATGCATATCTTCTTCCGTTTTTAAAACTTCTTTCGGAAGAATTGAATTAGCTAATTTGGACCAAATCGGGTCATCTAAGTAATCTTGTGGTTTGGCAATGATCTTAGAGATTAAGTCTAATTTGTATGTAATATCGTGTTTTTTGTATTGTCTATTAAGTATTCCTAAAGCAATGCTTTTGGATTGATTGTCAGAAAGGTATGCGTTAAGCATTCTTCCTTGAATTTTCTTACTGCCCATGCAAAAATGGTTGATCAAGCCTCAATATGGATGCAAAAGACATAGTTATCCCTTGATACCAATAGAGGTTTTATGAATTAATATATATAAGATGTTTTTCCGCATTAAGAGTGTAATGCGTTTTAATTTCAGACAATAAAGAAGTTCACCTTAATAGAATTAAGATGTCTGAAATTTATAGGGCGATATTTGAATGATAGACCAACATAACTTGTCCTCCTTTCAGAAATAGGTAAGACTTGATTTACTTATGAATGCAAATATCTATAAATAATATTTAAATACAAAAATAAAGATGAAAAATTAATCTTTTGTCCAATCTAAAAATCTTAAACAAAACAATGCATAGGGATATTAAAGTTTAACAAGTAAAAATGATCAGCTATGGAGTTTGTAGAGATTTTGTTAAAAATGATATACAATTTGTATTGGCCACTATGCTTTGGGTTTTTAGTCTCCACTTATATTAGAGTACAGGTGAGTCAGGAGAATATTAGCGGTTTATTGGGCAAAAACAATTTGAAGGAAAATTTCTTGGCGATATTTTTTGGAGCAGTCTCTTCTTCATGCTCTTATGCAGCAGCATCGATGAGCAAGAACCTCTTTCAGAAGGGAGCAACATGGCAAAATTCTTTGATATTTCTCATGACTTCCACCAATATGGTTTTTGAAATGTTCGTGGTAATAGCAGTGCTTTTGGGAAGGTTTTTCTTTTATGCCGAGTTGATCGGGGCATTGATCATGGTTATTTGTTTGAGAGTTTTCATGCCTTTGTTTTTTAATAATAAAGAGGTAGATGAACAACAAGAGGAATTGAATAAAGAAGCTATGAACCATCAGCAAATGGGGCATGGCATGTCTGATAATCATGAGGAAAAAATGGGCTTTGGAGAACGCTTAAGTCAGGGATTTTATATGGAGATATCAATGGTTATCAAAGAGATTTTGATAGGTGTTGTAGTCGGCAGTTTGATTATTACGTTTCTTCCTGATGGTTTTTTCGGTAAATTATTTAGCGCCTTGCATATAGGCAATGATTTCTGGGGCATATTGATCTCAAGTATCATAGGAGCCTTGATCGCGTATTTCGCTTATGTGTGTTCTGTTGGGAATTTAGTGATAGCAAGCGCTCTTTGGTTTGGTGGATTGTCGGTTGGTGGCGTGTTGGCATTCATTTTTTCGGATTTGATAACCCGGCCACTGCATTTGGTTTATATCAAATACTATGGAAAGAAATTCGCAGGAAAAATCATAGGTCTCATAGGTTTATGCGCTATTGCAAGCGGAGTGATTGTTGATTTGTTTATCAAGTATGCTGACATCAAAGTCGTTACTCCCAGCAGTTTGAAAAGTGTTCCTTTTACTTTGGATTATAATTTTTATTTGACGGTGTTTTTCTTGGTTATAGGAGTGTTTATGTATTTTAGAGGTCGAAATCTTTCCAAAGGAATGCATATGAGCATGTAAATTTGTCTTATTTACGGACTACCATGTAAGTGTTGTCATCTACCTCTTCAAGCGTATAAATATATTTTAGTTCCGAAGCTCCGATAATATTTAAAGAGTCATTCGCATGATTGATCCAATCATGATGGTCTACCAAAGCTGAATCAAGCAATGCGTTGGTAAGATTCATATGCTTTAAATTCGCCAGTCTTAAGTCGGATTTGCGTAAGTTGGCAAAGGAGAAGTTTGATTTGGAAAGATTTGCTCGTTTGAAATTGGAGCCGTAGAAATTAGATTCTATAGCATAACATTTTTCAAAGTTTGCATACTCGAGGTTTGAGTTTTTGCATTTGGAGTATGCTAAATATGCTTCAGAAAAATTGGCATGAGACAGTTTAGCGTTTGAAAGGTTCGCTTTGTTTAACTGGGAACCTAAGAAGTTGCTATTAATAGCTTTTGAGTGAGAAAAATCTGTTTCAGAAAGATCCGCTTTGATTAAAGTTGCGTCTTTTAAATTTGCGCCTGAGAATATCGCATTGTTGAAATTAGCATGGATAAAATTCGCGCGCATGAGTTTTGCTTGCTTGAAACTTGCTTTGTTGCCATTGCATTTCATCATTTGCGCATTTTCCAGCGAAGCAAAGTTAAAAATACAGCCTTCCAATTGGGCTTTGTATAAGTTTGAGTTATTTAAATTCGCATATGAGAATAATGAGTTTTTTAAATTAGCGACCTTGAAAGACCCGTTTGTGATTTTGGAGTGACAGAGATTTGCATTTTCGAGATTGGATTGATCCATTGTGGAAAATACCAAGTCAGAATATTGAAGTTGAGCTTCTTCAAGTTGCGAATGTTTCAAATCGGCGAAATTGAAGTTTATATTTTGCCATAAATCCACATTGCCGGCATTTAAATTCAATTGATGCAGTGTTTTTAGTAAAGCTCCTTTTTCATAATTGTGTCTAGTTTCGGAAAAATCAACTTTTCTTAGTTTGGAATGAAGAGAGTCCATTTGATTGACTTCTTGTTTGAAAAAGGGCAGGGGAGTGTAAAGATCGATATTTTCTTCGCTTATTTCATTTAGTAAATTATAGTTTTCAGGTTCTTGGTGACTGATTGTTTGGCTTACTTGGACTAGTTTCTCCTCTAGCGAAACTGGGAGTTTATGGTTCTTTTTCGATTCAATGCTCTCCGAGATTTCATTGAATATGCTATTAATCAAATATTCATTTCTTTTGTCAGCATCTTTTTTGATTTGATTGGCTAGCGTTTGAATTTGATGATGTTGCAATGAGATCAATTGCATATGTTTTTCATGCATTTTGTGTTGATAGTTGACATAGAAGACAAACGTCAAGATAAAGCATAAAAATAAAAATCCTAGAATATATAGAGCAATGAGGTGTTTTTTAAGTTTGTTGTTTTTTAGGGATGAATCCTTTTCAATAGCAGTTGATAACTCAGTGTATGATTGATCTAATTGGCCAAGTTTAGAATTGTTTTTATCCTTTTTAAGATTATTGCTTAGTTCATTAAGATAAGTCATTCGTGGATTGGCTTGTGATAGCCCTAATTTATGGATTTTAAAAAATTAATTAATGCCCTCATAAAAAAATAGGGAGAGAAATTCTCCCTAATGATGAGTTTTTATAGATTGAAGTTGTAGCCTAGCGAGTATTCTACATAGTCGGCTCTTCCTCCATGAGCTTTGATCGCCACACCTCCGTAGAAATTTTTGTAGAAAGTGTACCTTGCTTGAGCTCTTAAATAGTAAGGTGCGGAATCACTAGACTCTACTTTTTTATGCACATAGACACCAGCTCCATAAAATACAGAAAGCTTATCGATGATCATTTCACCAGATAAGAATAAAGCTAATTGAATGGCATCCGACCCGCCTAATTGTTTTTCAGGATTGTCGCCTGTCGCTATTATGTTTATTCCATCGACGTCCTTATAATATCCCGCATAAAATATATCCGTTCCCAATCCTATTTTGTGCTTTCTGCCTAATGTTCTTTGGGCTCCAATGGCAAAAGTATTCATGGAATATCTTGGCCCATTTTTCACGACTTGCTTTGAGCCTGATCCAACCCAGAAATAAAGATTGTACTTAGTCTCCAGTGGACTCAATTCTCTCTGTTCAAACTTGGCAGGATGCTTTTGGAACTTGTATTTTAATCCCAATTGCAAAGCGACAAGATTGACGCCTTTATTAGGCAGTTTGTAAGCGCCGTTTGAAAAGTGCTTATATCCTATTCCAGCAGACAAATCAATTCTATCGGATAGAATGTAATTGTAATCGAAACCTAGATTAATGTATACATTTCGGTAAGAGCCAATGATAAGGTTCACCGGATTGCTGTCAGGGTCATGCGGGTCGAAGTTGTAAGATAATCCTAAGCCCAATTCATAGTTGAAAGACGATCTAGGCTTGCGAACGATAGGAATATTCACCCAGCCAAACAATGCATTGGGATAGCCAACTTGGTGTGCGCTCAAATCTCCAGTATAAAAGCCAATACCGTAACTAGGAAACCTAAACACTTGAAAACTCTCATTTTTTTGGTCACTGGTAGTTTGCCAGCCTAGTTTGATTTCAGTCGCATGATATGAACCTTGAACGATTTGTTCATCATCGCCTATGAGTCCGCCGAATTCATAATTTACTTTTATGAATTTTTGATTTTTAACTTTTTGAGTTTGTCCTTTGGCAAGTATGGGAAATAGAGCCATTAATATCGCCGAAGTAATAAGTATCTTGCGCATTGCTTAGGTATTAGTTTGAAGAGCAAATATATTTAGATTTAAATTTTAAGTATAAAAATTTTCAATAATTTTTATTATGTAATAATACAGAGTTATCTTTTTGATTTTATGAGTTTTTTGTTGATAATTATGTCGCAATTAATTAATATTTGAATAAGTATTACTTTTTAATGAGAAATATTATAATTTTTATTAAATGCTTAGTGTTGATGGCCTCTTTTGAGATGAAAGCGCAAAGTGAGGATAAGGAGCTAGTCATTAATCGTTTGTATGGAACTTCGACGGCATTGCCGTTTTTAAATTATACTCCGCATAATTGTTTTGATAAAAATCCTGGCACGATGTGGAGAACACAAACTGGGTCAGGTCCTGAGGAGGGCTTGATGATAAGTTTTGAAAATTCAAGTTATATTTCGAAAGTAGAGATAATTGATGGGAATGGAATCAAAATAAGATATTTTGATATTTATATTGATGGAATGTTGTCGCAAGGAGGCAATTACTTAAGGCAAAATGTAAAAAACTTATTTATAAAAGCTTCAAGGCATTTCAATACGCAACAACTTGGAGGCAACGATGATTATATTTTGCATTTTTCGACAAATGATTTTTTGTCAATTTCTGAAATACGTTTTTATGATGAGTCAAAAAATGAATATAAAGTAATTTTGCCTGATCTTAGAAGAGCCATTCTATCTGCATCAAGCTCTTTGAGCCCGGAAGTTGCATATGGAGTAGACAATCTTGTGGATAAAAAAGTAGAAAACGCATGGGCTGAGTCGGCGTCTGGGTTAGGGATTAACGAGACTCTTGATTTCCATTTTGATAGTGAAGTGGAGATTGATGAAATAAGAGTCTGGAATGGCTATCAGAGGTCAAAAAAGCACTTCTCTGCCAATGGAAGGGTGAAAAAGGTTGCTGTTTCAATAGATGGGGAGACTTCGGACACGTACTTTTTGGATTCAGATTTATATGGCATGCAATCAATAAAGCTTAGACGTAATCTCATTGGGAAGAATGTCAATATTCAGATCTTGGAGGCCTCCAAAGGGAATTCTTATGATGATCTTGTGATTAGTGAATTGCAGTTTTTGAAAAATGGGAAATCCTATGAGGTTGAAACTTCTCATGAAGAAGAAAGAGTCAAATCTAATAAAAGGTTGGAAAATGAAGTTTTGAAACAAGTGCTCGATAGAAACATTAACTTTTCGACTAGAGCTATTGAAAAAGAAGGCACAACCACTAATACGATTTCAAGTTACAATTCAATTTTGCTTCGATCGAACAATACTTTTGTCATGTATAATCGAACCACTGAAGAGTTTGAAGATGATATTGAAGAGTACTATGATGAAAATTTGTCTGAAATGATTGCTGATGGGAATTGGGAACTGAAGTCTTTGAGCGACGATGAAGTTAAAATAAGAGTATTCGGGAAAGTGTTTTCGGCAGCTAATAATAGTCAAATTTATAAAGGAGGCGATAATCAGCGTAATTTAAGAATCATTCAAGATATAGTGATTATTTCTAAAGATGAAATGAAAGGGAGCAGATTAGTGAAAAAGTTCAAGTTATGATTCTATTGCATGTTCTTAGTTTAATGATTGTAGGGGTGATGAATTCAAGCTCACCCATGTATGATATTTCATTGCCTTCTGAAAGTATCCAATCTGATACAAGTTTTGTTAGCCTTTCAACCTATGATACTAACATCGCATATGATTTTAGATATGCGAGCGATAATAATTTTTTGGAGCAAAAAGTATATGATTGCGTTGATTGTTTGCTTCGAAAAGAAGTTGCCGACGCTTTAGTTGAAGTAAATGCTGAATTGAATCACTTAGGCTATAGGCTTAAACTATATGATTGTTATCGTCCATTGAGCGTTCAGGAAAAAATGTGGGAAATTTACCCGAATGCTAATTATGTGGCTAATCCACATACTTCGGGATCTTCCCATAACAGAGGCGGAGCTGTTGATCTTACGTTGGAATACCTTGATGGAAGCACTGTGGATATGGGGACTGATTTTGATCATTTTGGAAAAGAAGCCCATATTGATTATGCAGATTTGCCAAAGAATATATTGAATAATAGAAAAATGTTGCGAACAGCAATGATGGAGTATGGGTTTAAGCCGATTAGAACAGAGTGGTGGCATTTTTATTTTGAAAGTTCTAAAAAGTACAAGCTTTCAAATTTCCAATTTGATTGCAAATAAGCTGTATGCTAGTGTAGTACTATTTGTTATAGCAATTGTACTTGGGGCATTAGCTTTGTTTAAGTCAAGTTTTGCTCCAGGTTGGGATAGTTACTTTTATATGCTCCAAGCCAAGTCATGGCTTGAATTAAGAAGCTTGCATTCGGAAAGGTATAATGTTATTTATCCACTTCTTATTTGCGCTCAATTAATCTTTGATAATTATGTATTTAGCTATAAGTTGATTTCAATATTAGCATATGGCACGTTGCCTGTGTTGTTGTATAGGTATTTGACAAAATTGCATTTCAATAAATTTTTGGTCTTTGGCGTGTGTCTTTTAGTTATTGCTAATCCGATTTCAATCTATTTTGCTTCCCAATTTACCAAGAACCTTATTGCGGTTAATTTATTTATTTTACTCATGGATTCAGTGAGTAGAAAAAGGTGGTTTTTAGCTTTGGGTTTTATGATTCTAATTGCATTTAGCCATAAACTGATGATTGCGCTTTCGATTATATATGTTGGTTTGTATGCGTTTAGCTATTTACCTATTCGTGAAGTTTATTTGAGATGGTTATGTCTATTTATGATGACTGTTTCGGTATTTTTGTTGATGAAAATTCTTGCGCCCTCGTATTTAGCGAAGTCTTGGAATATTCCGACAATGTCTTTCATTGATTCGCATGTTGAGATGATCAATGGAATATGGAAATTGGTTTTGTATGCTTTTACTGTCCTGATCCCGTTTTGTTTTCTTTTCCCATTCAAAGGAGATAAAAATCAAATGAAGCAAGGATTTACTTTGGCTATGTTTTTCATCTTTCTTCAATTACCTTTTTTGAAGTGGGGAACGATGGAATTATCGTTTAGGCTTTTTATGATATTTGGGTTGTTGTCCCCAATTTTGGTTTTATTTATAAGACTACATGATATTGCTAAGACGGGATTAGCATGCGTATTAATATTGATATCATTTGGCTCATTTCCTGGCTATAAATCTCAATTGCAAGATCCTCCATATATTCAGTATAAATTTATTTCTTCAAGATTGGCGAAAGTGTATGAAGAAAAAGAAATTAATCTATTGATTTGTCATAAAGCATTGGCTGAGTATGTGTCCTTTCATCACATGGAGGATGTTTTGCCATGGAATGTTGAAGGCTCTGAGGTAAACGACAATGTATACCGTCTAGCTTATATTCCATCAGAGCTACAAGTAAAGTTTGAGAATGTAATGATAAACGAGTTTCATAAAAGGATTACTTCAAATTACTTTTTGTTGAGGGAAAAGATTTGGAGAGATGAATTTTTAGCAAGCTTGGATGATGCTGAAAAAGTTATAATACAAACTTGGAAAAATCCGTGGATGATAAGATGAATATTAAGAAGCCAGAACGAAGAAGCAAAATCAGAAAACTAATTGGCAAGGAGTATTTTATTTTCAAGCGGAAATTGAAATGGTGGTTTGGTCAAGAAGTTTTGGCTCAAAAAATGTGTGGTGTTGACTGTTCATATCCTGTATTTGAGCATAAGTCTACGATTATGAGACCGCTTAAGAATGTTGAGATGTATTTGCAGGAAAATAAACGCACAAATCTTCAATTAGCCATTGACAAACTTGATAAAGTTGAGATAAAGCCAGGAGAAATTTTTTCATTTTGGAAATTAGTAGGAAAACCGACGTCCAGAAAAGGTTTTAAAGAGGGCTTGGTCTTAGAAAATGGAAATATATCAAAAGGAATAGGCGGCGGTTTGTGTCAGTTGGGGAATTTATTGTATTGGATCTTCGCCCATAGTCCATTGGATGTTGTGGAAAGGTATCGACATGGATTTGACGTATTTCCTGATTTAAACAGAAAAGTCCCTTTTGGAGCTGGAGCGACATTGTCCTACAATTACATAGATCTTCAAGTGCAAAATAATACTGAGCAATCCTTTCAAATAGAGTTATGGTTGGATGAAAAGTATTTGCGAGGCAAGTTATTAAGCAATAGGAAGACCATTTATGATTATCAAGTAGAGGAAAGAGATCATTGTATGAAAATGCAATACTGGGGAGGCTACTCCAGGCATAATAAAATTTTTAAGCTGACTTTATTATCTAATGAAATTGTTCAAGAACAGTTATTAACTGAAAATCATGCAATTATGATGTATAATCCATTCATAGAATCCAAAGCATGAGAATTCTCAATTGTGGATATTATTCAATAGTTTTTTTTCAATAATTGCTTGGGCAACATATTGAAAGCTTTTTTAAAGGCAGAAGAAAAATGCCCTAAATGAGTGTATCCAACAAGGTAGCCAACTTCGCTTACAGCATACTCTCCCGAAAGGAGCAATCGCTTGGCCTCCATCATTCTGAAATGCTGATAGTATTGGTGAATGCTTTGTCCATATACCTCTTTGAAAAGCTCCCTTAGTCTGGTGCTGCTTAGACCTGACTCTCTGCAAAGTTCATCAATGGTTTTTGGTTCGGATAAGTTGTTGAGTAAAAGATCATGCGCAAGAATCACTGACTTAAGTGTTTTTTCTTTAATATTGCTGATAGCTCTGTTCTTGCGCAGATTAACTTTTTCCATAAAACTAGTAAGTAGAAGCCAGCTAAATGATTTTATATAATTTTTAGCAAACAACTTGGAGCTGTAGGTTTCTTTCATTTCCATCATGGTGTTCTTCATTTTTGGATCTAAATCTTCAAAAATGAAGTAAGGCTTGTTCGTTTTCAGCCTTTCCAACAGAGGATGGTCTTCATCAAGAAACTGATTCAAGGTTTCGGATTTAACTCTTAATGCAACTACATTGATGTTTTCTTCAGGAGGGAATGTTAAGATAGAATCTATATTCGTCAGATTGGCTCCAGACAAAGAATTGTCCATTTCATTTTTTTGCTCTTCAAGCCTACTTTCATCATTAGAGTTTCTAGTGACAGCTAATCCAAGGCTGAAAAGTATGGGTACAAATGCCGTTTTTGAATCGATTTTTCTAAATAGGTGAAGTTCTCTGTGAGGGTTTCCTTCAACAAGAATGACTTCCATTTCTGGAAATTGAAAGGTTTTGATAGTTAGAGACTCTGTGAATAAGCCATCTTCGTTGACGGTTCCGCCAAGAATTTTTTGCCATGACTTAAGTTGTTCTTCGAGACTGTCAAATTCATAAACTATCATAATAATAAATCTTTATTTCAAGGCTAAAAGTTCGGTATTTACTTTTAAAAGTAGCTTTCGTATTTCAAGTGTCGTTCGATCTTTGTTCCCAAGGTATTAAAAAAATATTATTCATTAAGGCGTTTTGGGATAATTTGATACTGTTTAGTGATAAAAAAAACACTTTTAACTTTCTTCCTTTGTTATGTTAACTATAGCGAAAGGAAAAATGAGAGCACAAGATTTATTAAAAAACATCAGTTTGGGTGCTGCGATGGTAGGTAGTGTATTGCCTCAAGATGCTGAAGCTCAAAAGAAAAATAAAAATAATGATAAGCCAAATATTTTAGTGATTTGGGGAGATGATATAGGTATTTCTAATATTAGCGCTTATTCAGATGGTTTGATGGGGTATCAAACGCCAAATATTGACAGAATTGCAAATGAAGGAGTCCGTTTCACGGATTATTATGGAGAGCAGTCTTCCACGGCTGGTCGTTCGGCTTTTATCACAGGACAATCTCCAGTGAGAACAGGACTTACAAAAGTAGGTTTGCCTGGAGCTCCAGTTGGTATTCAGGCTAAAGACGCCACGATTGCCGAAATGTTGAAGCCTCTTGGATATGCTACTGCTCAATTTGGAAAAAACCACTTGGGAGATAGAGATGAATATCTTCCAACGAATCATGGCTTTGACGTGTTTTTTGGAAATCTTTACCATTTGAATGCTGAAGAAGAGCCTGAACACCCGGATTATCCTAAAGATCCAGAGTTTGCTAAGAAATTCGGTCCGAGAGGTGTTATAAAAGCTACGGCTGATGGAGCAATACAAGATACGGGACCATTGACTAAGAAAAGAATGGAAACCTGTGATGAGGAGTTTTTGAATGAAGCAAAGAAATTCATTACAGACAAAGCGAAGTCGGGAGAACCATTTTTTACTTGGTTTAACACTACGGGCATGCACTTCCCTACATATCCTCGCCCAGAGGTGGAAGGCCAATCAGGACAAGGTTTTTACGCGGATGTAATGGTTGAGCATGATAAAATGGTAGGACAGCTATTGGATCTTTTAGAAAAATTGAATATTGATGATAATACCATTGTCATCTATTCCACTGACAATGGTCCTCACTTTAATATGTGGCCTGATGGAGCAATTACTCCTTTTAGATCAGAAAAAAACACAAACTGGGAAGGCGGATATCGAGTGCCTGCCATGGTGAGATGGCCAAGACATATTGCTCCCGGACAAGTTAGCAATGAGATAATGTCACATCAAGACTGGGCGCCTACTTTAGTTGCCGCGGCTGGAAATCCGAATTTGAAAACTCAAATGTTGAAAGGGGATTTTCATTCGAATGGAAAAACGTTCAAGAGCCACCTAGATGGTTACAACTTTATGCCATATCTGACTGGAAAAGAAAAAGAAGGACCAAGAACGAACTTCTTTTATTTCAATGATGATGGAAAACCTGTAGGGATGAGAACAGGAGATTGGAAGCTTGTATTTGCTGAACAAAGAGCTCATGGGTTTGATGTATGGGCAGAACCATTTACTTATTTAAGATTGCCTCATATTCTTAACTTAAGAAGAGATCCTTTTGAAAGAGCTCCTATTGATGCTGATAACTATCAAAAGTTTAGAATAGATCATGCATTTATGATTTACAAAGGCCAAGCTGAAATGGCTGAATTTCTAAAAACATTTGTAGATTATCCACCATCTCAAAGACCAGCTTCATTTAGCATTGACCAAATTGCTGAAAAATTCTTGGAAGTGGAAAATTAATATTTCAAGTTGTTAATAAAGGTGAATTAAACGCAACCTCATTGATTTTCGATGGGGTTGTTTTGTTTATGGACTCTTTGCGACATAATTGGATAGTAAACTGACAGAACCTGATAGTGAAAACACAGCAACCTTACGTTAATAAGCATGTAATTAAAAGCTAAAACCATGAATACCACAGTAAATTTCTTAACAGCTGAAAATATTATCAATGAAAGCAGAAAGCACTTTCATATGATGGTGAAGCCTATTGGGCCAGTTTGCAATTTAGCTTGCACTTATTGTTATTATTTAGAAAAAGAGAATATTTACGAAGATAAAAAAGCCATGCCATCCAAGTTTAAGATGACAGATGAAGTCTTGGAGGCTTATGTGAAGGCTTATATCGCTTCCCAGCCTACTGAAAACCCAAGAGTAGTATTTGCTTGGCAAGGTGGAGAGGCTACATTGCTAGGCCTTGAGTTTTTTGAAAGAGCAATTAAGGTTCAGAAAAAATATTCTGATGGTCGAAAAATGGAAAACACCTTGCAAACCAACGGAATGTTTATTGATGACGATTGGGCTAAATTTTTGGCCAAGGAAGATTTTCTAGTAGGTATTTCTATCGATGGGCCTAAAGATATTCATGATGCTTATCGTGTTAACAAAGGAGGAAAAGGAACGTGGGACAGGGTAATGCGATCGGTTCAGACTTTAAGAAAGCATAAGGTAAAATTCAACACATTGACAGTTGTAAGTGATTTGACAGCAAAGCATCCATTGCGTGTATATAATTTTTTAAAGCAAATCGGAAGCGAATGGATGCAGTTTTTGCCAATACAAGAAAGAAAAGCGACAGATCCGTCAGTGAAATTAAAGTTGGTAACCAATGAGTACGAGGGGGAAACGGTTGTAACCGAGGAAACGGTAAGACCGAGTAGTTGGGGGAATTTCTTAAACAAGATTTTCGATTATTGGGTAAGAAATGATGTTGGGAAAGTTTTTGTCAAGGATTTTGACACTGCGCTTGAAGCTTGGTGTGGGTATATGCCATCTTCGTGCGTTCATTCAAAACATTGCGGCGATGGGTTGGCGCTTGAGCATAATGGAGATGTGTATTCTTGCGACCACTATGTTTACCCAGAGCATAAACTTGGAAACATCATGAATAATGATCTTAAAAGCATGGCGAATTCTGCGATGCAGTCCAAATTCGGCAAAGACAAGTTTGATACCTTATCCGAGAAATGCAAAAGTTGCGATTATCTAACCGCATGTTATGGCGAATGCCCAAAAAACAGATTCGGAAGAACAGACAAAGGCGAAAAGCAAGCTTATTTGTGCGAAGGGTATTATAAATATTTCGATCATATAGCTCCATATATGCATGTCATGAGGTCTCTAATTGCAATGAAAAAGCCAGCCTCTGAGATAATGGAGCTTATCCGAAAACAAGAGAAAAAAGAAAAGAGCAAAAAGTAGTGTTTATTTGTGATTTTATAAAAGAGCGATGGGTATTTTAAAAATATTTTCTTCGCTTTTTTTGTTTATAATGCAATAAAACTATTCTCATAAATAACTTTTTAAAGTAAAAATTAAATTTAATTGCAAAAATTTAATTTAAATTATTTTTATAATTTTTTATATTTTCGTACCTTTGTATGGTCTTATAGAACATATTATTTAATTTTTTAACACACTACCTATGCTAAAATTATCTAAATACGATGCGTTGACTTGCATTGATAAGTGGGAAAAGCTTGTTGGCAATAA
Proteins encoded in this window:
- a CDS encoding arylsulfatase is translated as MVGSVLPQDAEAQKKNKNNDKPNILVIWGDDIGISNISAYSDGLMGYQTPNIDRIANEGVRFTDYYGEQSSTAGRSAFITGQSPVRTGLTKVGLPGAPVGIQAKDATIAEMLKPLGYATAQFGKNHLGDRDEYLPTNHGFDVFFGNLYHLNAEEEPEHPDYPKDPEFAKKFGPRGVIKATADGAIQDTGPLTKKRMETCDEEFLNEAKKFITDKAKSGEPFFTWFNTTGMHFPTYPRPEVEGQSGQGFYADVMVEHDKMVGQLLDLLEKLNIDDNTIVIYSTDNGPHFNMWPDGAITPFRSEKNTNWEGGYRVPAMVRWPRHIAPGQVSNEIMSHQDWAPTLVAAAGNPNLKTQMLKGDFHSNGKTFKSHLDGYNFMPYLTGKEKEGPRTNFFYFNDDGKPVGMRTGDWKLVFAEQRAHGFDVWAEPFTYLRLPHILNLRRDPFERAPIDADNYQKFRIDHAFMIYKGQAEMAEFLKTFVDYPPSQRPASFSIDQIAEKFLEVEN
- a CDS encoding anaerobic sulfatase maturase, with the translated sequence MNTTVNFLTAENIINESRKHFHMMVKPIGPVCNLACTYCYYLEKENIYEDKKAMPSKFKMTDEVLEAYVKAYIASQPTENPRVVFAWQGGEATLLGLEFFERAIKVQKKYSDGRKMENTLQTNGMFIDDDWAKFLAKEDFLVGISIDGPKDIHDAYRVNKGGKGTWDRVMRSVQTLRKHKVKFNTLTVVSDLTAKHPLRVYNFLKQIGSEWMQFLPIQERKATDPSVKLKLVTNEYEGETVVTEETVRPSSWGNFLNKIFDYWVRNDVGKVFVKDFDTALEAWCGYMPSSCVHSKHCGDGLALEHNGDVYSCDHYVYPEHKLGNIMNNDLKSMANSAMQSKFGKDKFDTLSEKCKSCDYLTACYGECPKNRFGRTDKGEKQAYLCEGYYKYFDHIAPYMHVMRSLIAMKKPASEIMELIRKQEKKEKSKK
- a CDS encoding AraC family transcriptional regulator, with the translated sequence MIVYEFDSLEEQLKSWQKILGGTVNEDGLFTESLTIKTFQFPEMEVILVEGNPHRELHLFRKIDSKTAFVPILFSLGLAVTRNSNDESRLEEQKNEMDNSLSGANLTNIDSILTFPPEENINVVALRVKSETLNQFLDEDHPLLERLKTNKPYFIFEDLDPKMKNTMMEMKETYSSKLFAKNYIKSFSWLLLTSFMEKVNLRKNRAISNIKEKTLKSVILAHDLLLNNLSEPKTIDELCRESGLSSTRLRELFKEVYGQSIHQYYQHFRMMEAKRLLLSGEYAVSEVGYLVGYTHLGHFSSAFKKAFNMLPKQLLKKNY